The Limanda limanda chromosome 13, fLimLim1.1, whole genome shotgun sequence genome has a window encoding:
- the LOC133018664 gene encoding zinc finger protein 568-like, translated as MCSVFRCGSSRRGAQRFKLPRDPEKRLEWVQFVFEANGQRLRESSWTDITICREHFTETCFGKTKTGSVQMRSSAVPSLCIKSEPEEEQQEQEPVEISDSQYERQQSDSSEESNSPYHTTTLDEPVSPVPSQTPEEDYVQMMRKVQNVDMIREKAALLQKKGRFVVNENQLLQLFASRCPLCDSNVKMEKMIQGGLIIVKRQCLQCKYRHQWKSLIGVDVQGAEGQHLSYDSKLISESEESDRMKETDDSSDPGPVESDDDWKPGEQRSLAAELPNGSDETEDDDGEEVDNYYVFAPNHSELCTECGKFFSKRWPHTCEHKVKPYSCNICGKRCVSEVALNRHSRVHNENYEHRCKYCHRTFKTKVDKLTHQQIHVTEGKPYKCPDCPETFASNKDREIHLEDHRGPKQLTCPFCGIEFNRTLSIQRHLMVHTGQKPFKCHVCQRGFNQASHLKSHMRLHTGERPFKCDKCDKCFNHNVSLKSHIQRYHTSNPAHERKRGRKSKTISTDETASQEKCDERGAEPVPGPEEEHDEEQPLNKKRKLKPKSKRSTGRPIGRPKRNEEGHLILDEENQELDSYTETETSEARKSNRTGGSDEESEEEPPESNTSYDSRDEEDFRNEKVTSSPSRSRGSPRMSDTDTDFDPEDPKEEKQEQLIEQWNQMYKDVKH; from the exons ATGTGCTCCGTCTTCCGCTGCGGCTCGTCGCGTCGCGGTGCTCAGCGGTTCAAGCTGCCGAGGGACCCGGAGAAGAGGCTGGAGTGGGTCCAGTTCGTGTTCGAGGCGAACGGCCAGCGGCTCCGAGAGTCGTCCTGGACCGACATCACCATCTGCAGGGAGCACTTCACCGAGACCTGCTTCGGTAAAACCAAGACCGGCTCGGTGCAGATGAGGAGCAGCGCTGTGCCGTCGCTGTGCATCAAGTCcgagccggaggaggagcagcaggagcag GAGCCTGTGGAAATCTCTGATTCCCAGTATGAACGACAACAATCTGACAGTTCGGAAGAATCAAACTCCCCGTACCATACCACTACTCTTG ATGAGCCAGTTAGCCCAGTGCCGAGCCAAACTCCTGAAGAAGATTATGTTCAGATGATGCGAAAGGTTCAGAATGTTGATATGATCAGGGAAAA AGCTGCACTTCTCCAGAAGAAGGGGAGGTTTGTTGTGAATGAAAACCAGCTCCTCCAGTTGTTTGCCAGTAGGTGCCCTTTGTGTGATTCTAACGTTAAGATGGAGAAGATGATCCAAGGGGGCCTCATCATCGTGAAACGTCAGTGCCTCCAGTGTAAATACAGACACCAGTGGAAAAGCCTGATCGGGGTCGATGTCCAAGGAGCTGAAGGTCAACACCTATCATATGACTCAAAACTGATTTCAGAG TCGGAGGAGAGCGATCGTATGAAGGAAACGGATGACTCCAGTGATCCGGGTCCCGTGGAATCAGATGATGACTGGAAGCCGGGAGAGCAGCGTTCCCTGGCTGCTGAGCTTCCCAATGGATCGGATGAGACCGAAGATGACGACGGGGAAGAAGTGGACAATTATTATGTATTCGCGCCCAACCACAGCGAGCTCTGCACAGAGTGTGGGAAGTTTTTCAGTAAACGTTGGCCTCACACGTGCGAGCACAAAGTGAAGCCGTATTCCTGCAACATTTGTGGCAAGAGATGTGTCAGTGAGGTTGCTCTTAACCGACACAGCAGAGTCCACAATGAAAACTATGAGCATCGGTGCAAATACTGCCACAGAACGTTCAAAACAAAGGTGGACAAACTCACCCACCAGCAGATTCACGTAACTGAAGGAAAGCCCTATAAATGCCCTGACTGTCCAGAGACCTTTGCCTCAAACAAGGATCGCGAAATCCACCTGGAGGATCACAGAGGCCCCAAGCAGTTAACATGTCCCTTTTGTGGGATTGAATTTAACCGTACCCTGTCTATTCAGAGACACTTAATGGTGCACACGGGCCAAAAGCCGTTCAAGTGTCACGTGTGCCAACGCGGCTTCAACCAGGCAAGTCACCTAAAATCTCACATGCGCCTGCACACGGGGGAGAGGCCCTTCAAGTGTGACAAGTGCGACAAGTGCTTCAATCACAATGTGAGCCTAAAGAGTCACATCCAGCGTTATCACACCTCCAATCCTGCACACGAACGTAAGAGAGGCAGGAAAAGCAAAACTATCAGCACCGACGAGACTGCTTCTCAGGAGAAATGTGACGAGAGAGGTGCAGAGCCAGTGCCGGGGCCAGAAGAAGAGCATGATGAAGAACAGCCATTAAATAAGAAGAGAAAATTGAAGCCAAAAAGCAAAAGGAGCACAGGTAGACCCATAGGAAGGCCTAAGAGAAATGAAGAAGGCCACTTGATCCTGGATGAGGAAAATCAAGAGCTGGATTCATACACAGAGACCGAAACATCAGAGGCACGGAAGTCAAATAGAACAGGGGGCAGCGAtgaagagagtgaggaggagccGCCCGAAAGCAACACGTCTTATGACTCGCGTGACGAGGAGGATTTTAGGAATGAGAAAGTAACATCGAGCCCAAGCAGATCAAGAGGAAGCCCCAGGATGTCTGACACTGACACGGACTTTGACCCAGAAGACCCAaaggaagagaaacaggaaCAGCTGATAGAGCAGTGGAATCAAATGTATAAAGACGTTAAACATTAA
- the LOC133017494 gene encoding zinc finger and SCAN domain-containing protein 12-like, whose protein sequence is MIRVRPMVRPPRCSVVDCTNPHKGLHTTPAAEDIRSRWIEFIYDGNVPAEVGKYLLVCSNHFPSDCFRNLGQYNAGHAERLILNGGSVPSIRRNTDDEASASVHGARLHHMACQTDPPKLCTVGTQLSLKTLAPHYKSIATQMTVTYTNVGVGTSDLAFKPSRPINRPSKRPCLEEEEDIPFEGSSSMDFRERQDSTCGPDDLITVLTESADVKMESSNPAHKTPACIVYEKCLMELFEECPLCRRVADVRTGRFGTFLSIEQQCLPCKFYRKWNSQPRLGRTPIQRSAAVKVTAASFSKLEEVMPTEDIPSSADAFATVTLIDEERAEEITEESEPSDEAESSDESGGNSDSDWNPLDGILLDEGTLLDSEEETEDEDEEETDSPGGLRINELCNECGGFFNSLKTHTCEHKMKPFSCNICGKRCVSEASLKIHSRVHSETYEIPCKYCHVTFKRKVEKVKHEQIHEDRNDPYKCPDCPEQFPTSKERRIHLSNCHRTTKDTCGICGMEFSGLNHLQRHSVVHTGLKPYKCSVCDRGFNQESNLKSHMRLHTGEKPYKCRHCDESFNHNVSLKSHVQRRHSSGHKRKRGKINEKASSASDAEDNESKSGAGSESDNADKQDTGETVQQKSKRRRKLTGRSRGRPKSNPDGNSVPSGQNEDQCSKAKTSKSKLKKLKKSGEIDEEIESEQSNSDISFNSEEELQEARKSTRTSGRRPTKDDDSDFHPEEEKKCKNRGRQRKEVVV, encoded by the exons ATGATTCGCGTTCGACCCATGGTTCGACCACCAAGATGCTCAGTGGTCGACTGCACAAATCCGCACAAAGGTCTTCATACGACTCCAGCTGCAGAAGACATAAGATCGAGATGGATCGAGTTTATATATGATGGCAACGTTCCTGCAGAAGTTGGCAAATATCTGTTAGTGTGCTCCAACCACTTTCCATCAGACTGTTTTAGAAACCTGGGCCAATATAACGCTGGACACGCGGAAAGGTTGATATTGAATGGGGGGTCGGTGCCATCCATCCGTCGCAATACTGATGATGAG GCAAGCGCATCTGTTCACGGTGCTAGGCTACATCACATGGCCTGCCAGACGGACCCACCCAAGCTGTGCACAGTTGGCACGCAGCTTtctctgaaaactctggcaccTCACTACAAAAGCATAG CTACACAGATGACTGTGACCTACACTAATGTCGGTGTTGGAACCTCAGATTTGGCCTTCAAACCATCACGGCCAATAAATAGGCCAAGTAAGAGACCTTgcttggaggaggaagaggacatcCCTTTTGAGGGGAGTTCAAGTATGGACTTCAGGGAGCGACAGGATTCTACCTGTGGTCCTGATGACCTGATCACAGTCTTGACTGAGTCAGCAGATGTGAA AATGGAATCTTCCAACCCTGCTCATAAGACACCTGCATGTATTGTCTATGAAAAGTGCCTCATGGAGCTGTTTGAGGAGTGCCCCCTGTGTCGGCGGGTGGCAGATGTGCGAACCGGAAGGTTTGGGACATTCCTCTCTATAGAGCAGCAGTGCCTACCCTGTAAGTTCTACAGGAAATGGAATAGTCAACCTCGTCTTGGTCGCACTCCTATCCAACGCTCAGCTGCAGTGAAGGTCACTGCTGCCTCTTTCTCCAAACTTGAGGAG GTAATGCCAACAGAGGACATCCCCAGCAGCGCAGATGCCTTTGCGACTGTCACTTTGATCGATGAAGAGAGGGCTGAAGAGATCACTGAGGAGAGCGAACCCTCCGATGAAGCGGAGAGCAGTGATGAAAGTGGAGGGAATTCAGACAGTGACTGGAATCCATTGGATGGGATTTTGCTGGATGAGGGGACCCTTCTGGACTCTGAGGAGGAAACggaagatgaagacgaagaggagACAGATTCCCCGGGTGGTCTCAGGATTAACGAGCTCTGCAACGAGTGTGGAGGTTTTTTCAACTCTCTGAAGACTCACACGTGCGAACACAAAATGAAGCCCTTTTCCTGCAATATTTGCGGCAAAAGATGCGTTTCTGAAGCTTCTCTAAAAATTCACAGCAGAGTCCACAGTGAAACCTATGAAATCCCTTGCAAATACTGCCACGTGACATTCAAGAGAAAGGTGGAGAAAGTTAAACATGAGCAGATTCACGAAGACAGAAACGATCCCTATAAATGTCCCGACTGTCCGGAGCAGTTTCCCACTAGTAAAGAGCGCAGGATCCACCTGTCCAACTGTCACAGAACGACAAAGGACACGTGTGGAATTTGTGGGATGGAATTCAGTGGTTTAAATCATCTTCAGAGACATTCTGTTGTGCACACGGGATTGAAACCGTACAAATGTTCGGTGTGCGACCGTGGCTTCAACCAGGAGAGCAACCTCAAATCTCACATGCGTCTGCACACAGGGGAGAAGCCATATAAGTGTCGGCATTGTGACGAATCCTTCAATCACAATGTGAGCTTGAAGAGTCATGTGCAGCGTCGCCACTCGTCTGGGCACAAACGTAAGAGGGGTAAGATCAATGAAAAGGCGAGCAGCGCTAGTGACGCAGAGGACAATGAAAGTAAGAGTGGTGCCGGCTCTGAGTCTGACAATGCAGATAAACAAGACACAGGAGAGACGGTGCAGCAGAAGTCAAAACGTCGTCGGAAGCTCACTGGGAGATCCAGAGGAAGACCCAAGTCAAACCCAGATGGTAACTCAGTTCCGTCAGGGCAAAATGAAGACCAGTGTTCGAAAGCTAAGACTTCAAAATCAAAGTTGAAGAAGTTAAAGAAAAGTGGTGAAATCGATGAGGAAATTGAGTCGGAGCAATCAAACAGCGACATATCCTTCAACTCAGAAGAAGAGTTGCAGGAAGCACGGAAGAGCACAAGGACATCAGGAAGACGACCGACAAAGGACGATGACAGCGATTTTCacccagaagaagaaaaaaaatgtaagaacaGGGGGAGACAAAGAAAGGAGGTCGTGGTCTGA
- the LOC133018446 gene encoding RE1-silencing transcription factor-like, whose translation MIRVRPPRCSVVDCTNPHKSVHVTPAAEDIRSRWIEFIYDGNVPAKVGKYLTVCSKHFQSDCFSNLGQYNAGHAVKLFVNGGSVPSIRCKTEAKGNASASVHVARLHHMACQTDPPKLCTVGTQLCLKTLAPHYKSIATQMTVTYTNVGVGTSDLAFKPSRPIGRPSKRPCMEEEEDIPFEGSSSMDFRERQDSTCGPDDLITVLTESADVKMESSNPAHKTPACIVYEKCLMELFEECPLCRRVADVRTGRFGTFLSVEQQCLPCKFYRKWNSQPGLGRTPIQRSAAVKVTAASFSKLEEVMPTEDIPSSADAFATVTLIDEERAEEITEESEPSDEAESSDESGGNSDSDWNPLDGILLDEGTLLDSEEETEDEDEEETDSPGGLRINELCNECGGFFNSLKTHTCEHKMKPFSCNICGKRCVSEASLKLHSRVHSETYEIPCKYCHVTFKRKVEKVKHEQIHEDRNDPYKCPDCPELFPTNKERRIHLNNCHRTTKDTCGICGMEFSGISHLQRHSVVHTGLKPYKCSVCDRGFNQESNLKSHMRLHTGEKPYKCRHCDKSFNHNVSLKSHVQRHHSSGHKRKRGKINEKASSASDAEDNENKGGAGSESDNADKQDTGETVQQKAKRIRKRTGRSRGRPKSNPDGNSVPSGQNEDQCSKAKTSKSKSKKLKKSGEIDEEIESEQSDSDISFNSEEEELQEQKARRSRRTSRRRPTKDDDSDFHPEEENEKKKCKSSGKNRGRRRKEVVV comes from the exons ATGATTCGCGTTCGACCACCAAGATGCTCAGTGGTCGACTGCACAAATCCGCACAAAAGTGttcatgtgactccagctgCAGAAGACATAAGATCGAGATGGATCGAGTTTATATATGATGGCAACGTTCCTGCAAAAGTTGGAAAATATCTGACAGTGTGCTCTAAACACTTTCAATCAGACTGTTTTTCCAACCTGGGCCAATATAACGCTGGACACGCGGTAAAGTTGTTTGTGAATGGGGGGTCGGTGCCATCCATCCGTTGCAAAACTGAGGCGAAGGGAAAt GCAAGCGCATCTGTTCACGTTGCTAGGCTACATCACATGGCCTGCCAGACGGACCCACCCAAGCTGTGCACAGTTGGCACGCAGCtttgtctgaaaactctggcaccTCACTACAAAAGCATAG CTACACAGATGACTGTGACCTACACTAATGTCGGTGTTGGAACCTCAGATTTGGCCTTCAAACCATCACGGCCAATAGGTAGGCCAAGTAAGAGACCTtgcatggaggaggaagaggacatcCCTTTTGAGGGGAGTTCAAGTATGGACTTCAGGGAGCGACAGGATTCTACCTGTGGTCCTGATGACCTGATCACAGTCTTGACTGAGTCAGCAGATGTGAA AATGGAATCTTCCAACCCTGCTCATAAGACACCCGCATGTATTGTCTATGAAAAGTGCCTCATGGAGCTGTTTGAGGAGTGCCCCCTGTGTCGGCGGGTGGCAGATGTGCGAACCGGAAGGTTTGGGACATTCCTCTCTGTAGAGCAGCAGTGCCTACCCTGTAAGTTCTACAGGAAATGGAATAGTCAGCCTGGCCTTGGTCGCACTCCTATCCAACGCTCAGCTGCAGTGAAGGTCACTGCTGCCTCTTTCTCCAAACTTGAGGAG GTAATGCCAACAGAGGACATCCCCAGCAGCGCAGATGCCTTTGCGACTGTCACCTTGATCGATGAAGAGAGGGCTGAAGAGATCACTGAGGAGAGCGAACCCTCCGATGAAGCGGAGAGCAGTGATGAAAGTGGAGGGAATTCAGACAGTGACTGGAATCCATTGGATGGGATTTTGCTGGATGAGGGGACCCTTCTGGACTCTGAGGAGGAAACggaagatgaagacgaagaggagACAGATTCCCCGGGTGGTCTCAGGATTAACGAGCTCTGCAACGAGTGTGGAGGTTTTTTCAACTCTCTGAAGACTCACACGTGCGAACACAAAATGAAGCCCTTTTCCTGCAATATTTGCGGCAAAAGATGCGTTTCTGAAGCTTCTCTAAAACTTCACAGCAGAGTCCACAGTGAAACCTATGAAATCCCTTGCAAATACTGCCACGTGACATTCAAGAGAAAGGTGGAGAAAGTTAAACATGAGCAGATTCACGAAGACAGAAACGATCCCTATAAATGTCCCGACTGTCCGGAGTTGTTTCCCACCAATAAAGAGCGCAGGATCCACCTGAACAACTGTCACAGAACGACAAAGGACACATGTGGAATTTGTGGGATGGAATTCAGTGGTATAAGTCATCTTCAGAGACATTCTGTTGTGCACACGGGATTGAAACCGTACAAATGTTCGGTGTGCGACCGTGGCTTCAACCAGGAGAGCAACCTCAAATCTCACATGCGTCTGCACACAGGGGAGAAGCCATATAAGTGTCGGCATTGTGACAAATCCTTCAATCACAATGTGAGCTTGAAGAGTCATGTCCAGCGTCACCACTCGTCTGGGCACAAACGAAAGAGGGGTAAGATCAATGAAAAGGCGAGCAGCGCTAGTGACGCAGAGGACAATGAAAATAAGGGTGGTGCCGGCTCTGAGTCTGACAATGCAGATAAACAAGACACAGGAGAGACGGTGCAGCAGAAGGCAAAACGTATTCGGAAGCGCACAGGGAGATCCAGAGGAAGACCCAAGTCAAACCCAGATGGTAACTCAGTTCCGTCAGGGCAAAATGAAGACCAGTGTTCGAAAGCTAAGACTTCAAAATCAAAGTCGAAGAAGTTAAAGAAAAGTGGTGAAATCGATGAGGAAATTGAGTCGGAGCAATCAGACAGCGACATATCCTTCaactcagaagaagaagagttgcAGGAGCAGAAAGCACGGAGGAGCAGAAGGACATCAAGAAGACGACCGACAAAGGACGATGACAGCGATTTTCacccagaagaagaaaatgaaaagaaaaagtgtaaGAGTAGCGGTAAGAACAGGGGGAGACGAAGAAAGGAGGTCGTGGTCTGA